Genomic window (Arachis hypogaea cultivar Tifrunner chromosome 13, arahy.Tifrunner.gnm2.J5K5, whole genome shotgun sequence):
tctataattttatatcaataaattataatttatatatattaaaaaatatttaaaaagataacttttatatattgtatatctatcaattataaatcttttatttatgtcttacgtcaaaattatatataaaaaatgactataaaattttaaataattaagaacattaatatgtatgtgaaattatatattattattattattattattattattattattattattatatattaaattattaatacgaatatcctatatgcatttaatccatatttttaatattatatatataattgaagtaGCACAAGAGCTAATAAGTTGGGCTTATCCAAGTTTAAACTtagctcatttaatttatgagcttaaTTTCAGGTTCAAACTCGACTCACCGGCTCACGAGTTCAACTTATCAAGTTATTAACAAATCGAGCTCAAGTTGGCTCATGAGCtaacttgactcacttccaacCCTAAACACGGCTAGTGACATTTGGATCAACGGAGATTGAATTTCTGAAAGTGGGCAATACATTTGGTTATTTTAAAAAGTAGAGGACTTAATTAATACGAGTTGAAGAATTTAAAGACCATTTGAGACATTATCTTAGGCTCATTTTTTTGGTTATGGAACAAATATTGGTATTGTTCAATGAAATGGACATATAGACAAATTTTTCCCTGCTATGGTGTCAGGTTTAAAACGTAAGCTACGTTTTACTTTtggctcattttttttttgttcaagaaACAAAACAAACGCAGCCTGCGTTTTGTTTTTGcatggttttcaaaattttttttattttgtttcagccCAAACGCAGCCTGTGTTTTTTGATGggtatgatatttttttttttcggaatAACAAAACGCATCTTGCGTTTTGTGTGCATATCagctttttttttggaaaatgcAAAACACAGGCTGCGTTTTTTGTAGTGTCTGattatttttttggaaaacaaaaaacgcaggttgcgttttgtgaaaaaaaaatattttaataaagagACCTACCTATAAATACGAAGCAAGACTCGCCCAAATGGCCTCACTTCACTTCTAATCATCATATTCTTCTTTCTTGTACATATGTTGTAGTCCTTAGTTTTTTGGCAATTAGGTGTGTCAAAAAGGTCGGATTAGGTGAGGTTGAAGTTATAGAAAATATTGCAAATTTGCGAGTATATTATAACGGTGAGGTTATACCAAACACACATGAaggagtgacttttgtttgtgGATGTCCGTTGTCATTTGCTTTTTCATATACATAAGTTTTGTCGAGTTGCAAAATAGACTTTGTAATAACATTCAAAGCCATATTTTGAAAAGGGTGAGCAACCTTTTATACAGAAGTCCTGTGCAAGTATTTGGTGGGATAATACAATTTCAAATACTGCCCATCACTAATGATGCCAGTATGCAGCAGATGTTGtgtatttatcaacaaacccgatttcacgtgccgatgatagagttgtacgttgagtttgaacagcAGTCAGGGTTGGGCGCGGTCGGCGAGGAGCGAGGTCAATGTTGATGAGCTCGGGGATGTAGATTGAAAAGAAGATAATAATGATAGTGAAAAGGAGTTCGAAGCTaactatgaagtcgatgacgAAAACGATGACGGAGACTTGGCAGGCAATTCGGCGGTGCAAAATTTAGCAAATGCGATTGTAAGTCAGCACCCGTTTGGTGTTCCGTCTTTTATGCAGACTCTAGATCTCGAAGCCATGCATGCTCCGAAGGTATGTTATGATTATTAACTCAAGTTTTCTatagtgtttattttattttccttgtctGACTGATGGTGGTGCGCATGTCGTAGGTGAAGGCAACGCTGCGGCAGAAGATGGCGAGTTTAGTGTCGGAATAGAATTTGGTTCGAGAGAGTCGGTGATATCTGCAATAAAAAActacactatctctagaggagttgattacactgtgtatgagtctaagccgcagacattctatgcgaaatgcaaggggtatggtgcagggtgcgattggcttatccgagctagcttgattcgaaagaaagcttgttgggagATCAGGAGATACAATGGCAAGCACACGTGCACTGTGGcacgatttcacaagatcatgccaagttggactcGGACACAATTGCAGATGCCATTAGGCCGTTGGTCGAAGCAGACCCCTCGATAAAGGTGAAGTCTATTATTGCAGAAGTTCAATCCAGGTTCAACTATACTGTGAGTTACCACAAGgtttggttggcaaagcagaaagctATCGCAAAGGTCTTCAGTGATTGGGAAGTTTCTTACCAGACTCTGCCAGTATGGTTGAAAGCAATGACGGTGAAAATGGTCTCGTGTTCAAATTAAAACACTCCCCGTTTACCGTGAGAGTGAGGAGGTTCAAGGTGTAAGAGTTCTGCACCGCGTTTTTTGAGCTTCTATCCGTGTATTGTAGCATTCAGATATTGCAAGCCACTGGTGCAGGTTGATGGCACGCACCTGTACGGAAAATATAAATGTGCACTTCTGGTAGCGGTTGCACAAGATGGGAATCAAAACATTGTGCCTATTGCATTTGTGATAGTCAAGGGTGAGACGGCAGACGCATGGGAGTTTTTTCTAACCAATTTGCGGAGATATATTATTACCATTGATGGTGTGGGTATTATTTCTGACCGCCATACCTCCATCGACGCTGCAATAGCTCGCAGTAACGGTGCATGGTCACCACCAAGGGCGTGGCACATGTACTGCATCCGGCACATCGGGTCCAACTTCTTAAGGAGGTTCAAGGCTCCATATTTGCATAAACTCGTGGGGAACACAGGTATTTCAACTCGCTGTTCTGGTTCTATTCATTGTAAATTTGTGGCATCTGCTTATGATTAAATGGTTTGTTCAACAGGCTATTCTAGGACGGAACAAGAGTACAACAAAAACTACCAAAGGCTTAAAGAGCGGGGTGAGGCATATAATCAATGGTGCAATGACATCGGTGTTGAAAGATGGGTGTTGGCATTCGATGGTGGTCATCGTTGGGGACATATGACGACAAACTTGGTAGAGTGCATAAATTCTGTCCTGAAGGGTGCACGCAACCTTCCTGTGACTGCCATTGTCCAGTCAACTTTCTATCGGCTGAATGAATTGTTCACTCGGAAGAATACCGAGTTTCATGAGCGTCTCCGCAACGGATTCACATATTCAGAATTTGCAACGAAGAGAGTTGAAGAAAGCTTTCGACGTGCAGGAAACATTGTGATCAACCGGTTTGACAGGCGCAACGAGATGTTTGAGGTTTGCGAAATGCAAGATGGTACCATTTACACTGTTAACCTTGCGCAACGACACTGCGACTGTGGCCATTTTCAGGTCGAGCGACTCCCATGTCGCCACGTGCTTGCATGTTGCACCAACCAGCGTCTTGATTGGCAAGTATACGTGCACGACGTGTACAAGATGTCTGAAATTTGcaaggtgtacagagatgagtttGTTCCGATGGGTGACCCATCTACGTGGGATAGATATGAAGGagcgaaggtgatcgccaactgGACATTGAGGCGCACGACAAAATGAAGATCGAAGTCAACCCgctacttgaatgagatggattcgCGGGATATGCGTGGTCCTCGCCGGTGCACTATATGTGGACGCGAGGGACATAGCCGCAGCCGATGTCCTCAGCGCGCAGGTCCAAGCTCCGCTGGAGGTCATTAGTGGTTAAGCTTTTGAATGTAACTTTGTTATGACGTACTTCAcaattatatgttattttttatgtaacCTCGTTATGtaactttttaataaataaacattTCGTTACAAAAGTGCAACATGATAGACTGCACATTAGTTACCAAGAGGCCGATTAGAAAAATTATTCTTCTGAATAAAAACATTGGACATTAATGATTACAACTTTCATCTTCGACTCCCATGTCGTCGAGTCCTCGCCTAAAATGCGCAGTATGCCTCCGTATATATCTTGTATGTCGACGCCAATGACTCCACCTAACAAAaaacagaataataataataataataataataataagaaacaaTACCGTCGCGCAAGTGAAAAACCAACATCGCCGAACTGATCGCGGGGTATAGGTGCCAGGAGCGGCATACGCTCCCACGCCCAAACAAAAAGTAGTATTAGTGGGCCATCCATCTCTTTACAATTGTATCGTGATGCACGACACAACGATCTGTATAGGTGAGCCAGACTGGCTGCTCCCCAACTGTATGATGAAATCCAGTCGAAATTCCAAAGTAGCGGTAGAAACTTCGAGTTCAATGAAGTGGTCGATTTATCCAGAAACACAAATGTTCCGAGCACGCAGAAAATGTGCGCCCGGACGTACCGCTCAACAGACTCCTGAGTGTCACACGGCTCGGTGTCTCTGCACCGCCAGACCCATGCAAGATTAACCTTCCCCAACACGTGATCTTGCGGACCGGGCTCCCGACCAAAACACGCAATGCAGTTCTCCACTAAAAACTGGTGACTACTGTCTGATCTACCCGTAACGGCCTCCCCATTAACCAGGAGACCAAGAATATAGCTCACCTCTTCCAGCGTCACTGTCACTTCACCGACCGGAAGATGAAATGTGTGAGTCTCCGGCCTCCAACGTTCTACCAAGACACTCAGTAGTGTAGAATGACCTCTCATTTCACCTACTCGCGAAACGTGTTGAAACCCAGTTAATGTCAGTACCGCTGCAGCTACCTCGTTAAAGATATCTAACGGATTAAGTTTCCTAGGCAACAAATTCTTGATagcctgcaaaaaaaaaaattatttaaattctatataatttcagttaaatttattataattatttaaattctatgtaataatttattataattatttacaaaataataataatttattattattgtcctAAACACTACTATTATACTAACCCTGATAACTTTTTTTTTCCGAAACCCTAAAcagtattttattattaaataatattatttataattacaaaatattagttaactattaaaattaataaatatttttactaaacaGGGTTAAAAACATACCATTTACTAAActgtattattatcattatcctgaatgaaaaatagtaataaatcactaaaaattaataataatttattctcaCCATCATAACCAGtattataaacaaataataatatactaattataataataattactcaaatataacaataataacaataataataaccattTATTATATTATCATTATCCTAAAAAGTATTCTATTAATAAacagtattatttattattagaaaatattaatgaattattaaaaaataataatttttttaattaaacattgTTAAAAAAAACTGTTTACTaaacagtattattattattatcatgaaaaataataataaatcactaaaaaataataataaattattacaaagtattattattaaaaaatattaataaattattctcatTATCATACCcactattataataataataataataataataataataataataataataataatattaaactgtaatgagaaataaataataatataataattgtaataataatattaataacgactaattacaacacaaataaataaattcaaataaatatatatattta
Coding sequences:
- the LOC112733011 gene encoding serine/threonine-protein phosphatase 7 long form homolog — its product is MLMLVNGDVESGGVSGCRLGWGQAIKNLLPRKLNPLDIFNEVAAAVLTLTGFQHVSRVGEMRGHSTLLSVLVERWRPETHTFHLPVGEVTVTLEEVSYILGLLVNGEAVTGRSDSSHQFLVENCIACFGREPGPQDHVLGKVNLAWVWRCRDTEPCDTQESVERYVRAHIFCVLGTFVFLDKSTTSLNSKFLPLLWNFDWISSYSWGAASLAHLYRSLCRASRYNCKEMDGPLILLFVWAWERMPLLAPIPRDQFGDVGFSLARRWSHWRRHTRYIRRHTAHFRRGLDDMGVEDESCNH
- the LOC112733010 gene encoding uncharacterized protein — encoded protein: MTETWQTLDLEAMHAPKVKATLRQKMANAIRPLVEADPSIKVKSIIAEVQSRFNYTVSYHKVWLAKQKAIAKVFSDWEVSYQTLPVWLKAMTVDGTHLYGKYKCALLVAVAQDGNQNIVPIAFVIVKGETADAWEFFLTNLRRYIITIDGVGIISDRHTSIDAAIARSNGAWSPPRAWHMYCIRHIGSNFLRRFKAPYLHKLVGNTGYSRTEQEYNKNYQRLKERGEAYNQWCNDIGVERWVLAFDGGHRWGHMTTNLVECINSVLKGARNLPVTAIVQSTFYRLNELFTRKNTEFHERLRNGFTYSEFATKRVEESFRRAGNIVINRFDRRNEMFEVCEMQDGTIYTVNLAQRHCDCGHFQVERLPCRHVLACCTNQRLDWQVYVHDVYKMSEICKVYRDEFVPMGDPSTWDRYEGAKVIANWTLRRTTK